One part of the Chryseobacterium sp. 7 genome encodes these proteins:
- a CDS encoding DUF6443 domain-containing protein — protein MKKIQLLGLLFTAITAYGQSTTENFVQSKTCLNGDCTKKAESIIYFDGLGRPKQIVSVKSTTIGKDLVTPVTYDGFGRQVKDILPVPANTLNSAIHTGIVNENTANSYYGAANAYTEKEIENSPLDRVLQVAHPGEPWKKAGGHTQKFTYEVNQGNEVKKFITSTTTGTVGADNKTVSSVSLTPGSLFYNAGTLYKNTVTDEDGIPVTEFQNGRGETVLVRRTDGSQNIDTYYVYNEYGQKAFVIPALAVKTIEQNNNVVTTDIVNTYCYQYRYDGQGRQVEKRLPGRDDWESVAYDAADRPVLTQDVNLKNKGQWLMTKYDAFGRIAYTGLMSGGDRASMQNQIGTQVISESPTANGFAKDGVVLYYTNNFLPGFTTLLTVNYYDSYPRDTKEFPPAKILNQYVINEDKALNGGISTQGLPTASYVKNIEDDNWSKTYFYYNTKGGKVAEKSWNHLGGYTKKEFKLDFSGAVDESYTYHKKEDADEEVLIKESFVYDDQKRLLKHYHQVNSQPEELLVENTYNDLGQLINKKTANTTGTPLQSIDQSYNIRGWITKVNDPANLNGKLFAYEIKYNNPVYSTVSTGKYNGNIAEIDWKSADGGTFRRYNYQYDGLNRLKSGIYSEPNATVPQNNYYNETLTYDVNGNIQTLKRNSLLPNVGNVVMDNLGYTYTGNRLTKVNDTSGNYGGYPDLSGNTIPYDGNGNMTSHVDRGILGIEYNHLNLPNFVEFNKQYFSRRTGDYYNVNTKYLYNAEGIKLRKVYTYGSGVGQTEAITKTDYLDGFQYNKDVLNFVPTSEGYYDFIQNKYIYNYTDQVGNIRLAYYKDASGNLQIDRTTNYYPFGLEFGGDLNLNGTISPNYKYSSQGQEKQIETGWSSYRWRNYDAAMGRFFNVDPLSEKYAYQSHYNFSENRVVDNVELEGLEGADFRFRMYMKSKGGIQARAEEEHGKANSEAFMAVVKTVTPAEELYTIATGRDLDGNPADKTMAWKLLALNLVPEAKVEVKAATTVLKAEAKTEAKAAAKAEANVTVKKPYSKSRPSYGKGQVDEVWETAKQKNGKVYDPNTGEELTWDKAIKPRPWDMGHKTGHEYRKLHKDYMDNKITKEKFLEQYRNAKNYQPESKSANRSHKYEKK, from the coding sequence ATGAAAAAAATACAATTATTAGGTCTGCTGTTTACAGCAATAACAGCCTACGGACAAAGTACAACCGAAAATTTTGTGCAATCTAAAACCTGCCTGAACGGGGATTGCACTAAAAAAGCAGAATCCATTATCTATTTTGACGGATTGGGAAGACCTAAGCAGATTGTCAGCGTAAAATCAACCACTATTGGAAAAGATTTAGTTACTCCCGTTACTTATGATGGATTTGGAAGACAGGTTAAAGATATTCTTCCGGTTCCGGCTAATACCCTTAATTCAGCAATCCATACTGGAATAGTGAATGAAAATACGGCTAACTCGTATTATGGTGCAGCCAATGCCTACACAGAAAAAGAGATTGAAAATTCTCCTTTAGACAGGGTATTACAAGTGGCTCATCCGGGTGAGCCATGGAAAAAAGCAGGCGGACATACCCAGAAATTTACATATGAAGTAAACCAGGGAAATGAAGTTAAGAAATTTATTACAAGTACTACTACGGGAACTGTAGGAGCAGATAACAAAACCGTTTCTTCTGTATCCCTGACGCCGGGAAGCCTATTTTATAATGCAGGAACATTATACAAAAACACCGTAACGGATGAAGACGGAATTCCTGTAACAGAGTTTCAGAATGGGCGTGGTGAGACGGTACTGGTAAGAAGAACAGACGGATCACAGAATATAGACACCTATTATGTTTACAACGAATATGGACAAAAAGCTTTTGTGATTCCTGCTTTGGCAGTAAAGACGATTGAGCAGAATAACAATGTCGTTACCACCGATATTGTAAACACCTACTGTTACCAGTACCGGTACGATGGACAGGGCAGACAGGTTGAGAAGAGATTACCGGGAAGAGACGACTGGGAATCGGTGGCATATGATGCAGCAGACCGTCCTGTACTTACCCAGGATGTGAACCTGAAAAATAAAGGACAGTGGCTAATGACAAAGTATGACGCCTTTGGCCGTATTGCTTATACCGGACTTATGTCAGGCGGAGACAGGGCTTCTATGCAGAATCAGATCGGCACACAGGTGATCAGTGAAAGCCCAACTGCCAATGGATTTGCTAAAGATGGCGTTGTATTGTATTATACCAATAATTTCCTTCCGGGTTTTACAACACTGCTTACTGTCAATTACTATGATTCTTATCCAAGGGATACAAAGGAATTTCCCCCTGCAAAAATCTTAAACCAATATGTTATTAATGAAGACAAAGCCCTTAATGGAGGTATAAGTACCCAAGGTCTGCCCACAGCTTCCTATGTAAAGAATATTGAGGATGATAACTGGAGCAAGACGTATTTCTACTACAATACCAAAGGTGGGAAAGTAGCTGAAAAAAGCTGGAATCATTTAGGCGGGTATACCAAAAAGGAGTTTAAGCTTGATTTTTCAGGTGCTGTAGATGAAAGTTATACTTACCACAAAAAAGAGGATGCGGATGAAGAAGTTCTTATTAAAGAAAGTTTTGTATATGATGACCAGAAAAGACTGCTGAAACATTATCATCAGGTAAACAGCCAGCCAGAAGAACTTTTGGTAGAAAACACGTACAATGATCTGGGACAGCTTATAAATAAAAAGACAGCTAATACTACCGGAACACCTCTGCAGTCCATAGACCAAAGCTACAATATCCGTGGCTGGATTACAAAAGTAAATGACCCAGCGAATCTAAACGGGAAACTTTTTGCCTATGAAATTAAATACAACAATCCTGTTTACTCCACTGTTTCTACAGGGAAGTACAATGGTAATATTGCAGAAATAGACTGGAAGTCTGCTGATGGAGGGACGTTCAGAAGGTATAATTACCAGTATGATGGATTAAACCGATTAAAAAGTGGGATCTACTCTGAACCCAATGCCACAGTTCCCCAGAATAATTATTATAATGAAACCCTTACTTATGATGTAAACGGGAATATTCAGACTTTAAAAAGAAACAGTTTATTACCAAATGTAGGGAATGTAGTGATGGATAATCTAGGGTATACTTATACCGGGAATAGACTCACTAAGGTGAATGATACTTCAGGTAATTATGGTGGTTACCCTGATCTTTCAGGAAATACCATTCCTTATGATGGTAACGGGAATATGACCAGTCATGTAGATAGAGGAATCTTGGGAATAGAGTACAACCACCTGAATTTACCCAATTTTGTGGAATTTAATAAACAATACTTTTCCCGTCGGACAGGGGATTATTATAATGTCAATACGAAATATCTCTACAATGCAGAGGGCATTAAACTTAGAAAAGTCTATACCTACGGATCTGGTGTAGGGCAAACCGAAGCCATTACTAAGACGGATTATCTGGACGGATTTCAGTATAACAAAGATGTATTAAATTTTGTACCTACCTCAGAAGGATATTATGATTTCATTCAGAATAAGTATATTTACAATTATACCGATCAGGTAGGGAACATCAGACTAGCGTATTACAAAGATGCTTCCGGAAACCTGCAAATAGACAGAACAACCAATTACTATCCTTTTGGATTGGAGTTTGGAGGAGACTTGAATCTTAATGGAACAATATCTCCAAACTATAAATATTCTTCCCAAGGACAGGAAAAGCAAATAGAAACAGGATGGAGTTCTTATCGATGGAGGAATTATGATGCTGCGATGGGAAGATTCTTTAACGTTGACCCTTTAAGTGAAAAATATGCTTATCAGTCACATTATAATTTCTCAGAAAACAGAGTTGTTGATAATGTTGAGCTTGAAGGGTTAGAAGGGGCAGATTTCCGTTTCAGAATGTATATGAAGTCCAAAGGGGGTATTCAGGCCAGAGCAGAGGAAGAACATGGGAAAGCTAATAGTGAAGCCTTTATGGCGGTCGTTAAAACTGTAACTCCTGCTGAAGAGCTTTATACAATAGCTACCGGGCGTGATCTTGATGGTAATCCTGCTGACAAGACTATGGCTTGGAAATTATTAGCATTAAATCTTGTCCCAGAAGCAAAAGTGGAAGTAAAGGCTGCTACCACAGTATTAAAAGCAGAAGCTAAGACAGAAGCAAAAGCCGCTGCAAAAGCAGAAGCGAACGTAACAGTAAAAAAACCGTATAGTAAAAGCCGTCCGTCTTATGGAAAAGGTCAAGTAGATGAAGTTTGGGAAACTGCCAAACAAAAAAATGGTAAAGTATATGATCCGAATACTGGTGAAGAACTAACATGGGATAAAGCAATAAAACCAAGGCCATGGGATATGGGACATAAGACTGGTCATGAATATAGAAAATTACATAAAGATTATATGGATAATAAGATTACAAAAGAAAAATTTTTAGAGCAATATAGAAATGCTAAAAATTATCAACCAGAATCA